Proteins from a genomic interval of Staphylococcus debuckii:
- a CDS encoding MetQ/NlpA family ABC transporter substrate-binding protein, with product MKKFISLFALLAVIFTLAACGQSKSAENKKITVAASPAPHGEVLEHAKEEMKKKGYDLEIKVVNDYKVPNKLLDKGDIDANLFQHVPYLNAEKKSHGYKIEEVGKVFTTPMGVYSKKYKNIKDIPDGSTIYVSNNPAEEGRFLSFFVNEGLVKLKKGVKIEDAKFDDIVENKKHLKFNNQQGAEFLPKTYKSGEGAAVIMNSNYAMDNGLKPSKDAIVMEDKSSPFANILAVKEGHKNDKKFQELIKVLQSKDMKNFIEKKYGKDVVPYEAK from the coding sequence ATGAAAAAATTCATAAGTTTGTTTGCATTGTTAGCAGTCATCTTTACACTTGCGGCGTGCGGCCAAAGCAAAAGCGCTGAAAATAAGAAAATAACCGTAGCAGCATCCCCAGCACCGCATGGAGAAGTATTAGAACATGCTAAAGAAGAAATGAAGAAAAAAGGTTATGACCTAGAAATTAAAGTAGTGAATGATTATAAAGTACCGAATAAATTGTTGGATAAAGGAGATATAGATGCGAACTTATTCCAACATGTCCCTTATTTAAACGCGGAGAAAAAGTCGCACGGTTATAAGATTGAAGAAGTCGGAAAAGTATTTACAACGCCGATGGGTGTCTATAGTAAGAAGTATAAAAATATTAAAGATATTCCGGACGGCTCTACAATTTATGTTTCCAATAATCCGGCTGAAGAAGGCCGTTTCTTATCATTCTTTGTTAATGAAGGTCTAGTGAAACTTAAAAAAGGTGTCAAAATAGAAGATGCTAAATTTGATGACATTGTTGAAAATAAAAAACACCTGAAATTCAACAATCAACAAGGCGCAGAATTTTTACCAAAAACATATAAAAGCGGAGAAGGGGCAGCTGTAATTATGAACTCCAACTATGCGATGGATAACGGTTTGAAACCTTCTAAAGATGCGATTGTCATGGAAGATAAATCATCTCCATTCGCTAATATCCTTGCAGTAAAAGAAGGGCATAAGAACGATAAGAAATTCCAAGAGTTAATTAAAGTCTTACAATCAAAAGATATGAAAAACTTTATTGAGAAAAAATACGGTAAAGACGTTGTACCGTATGAAGCAAAATAA